One window from the genome of Dysgonomonadaceae bacterium PH5-43 encodes:
- a CDS encoding valyl-tRNA synthetase (product_source=KO:K01873; cath_funfam=1.10.287.380,1.10.730.10,3.40.50.620; cog=COG0525; ko=KO:K01873; pfam=PF00133,PF08264,PF10458; superfamily=47323,52374; tigrfam=TIGR00422), with the protein MEIATKYNPTEVENKWYQYWLEKGFFHSEPDTREPYTVVIPPPNVTGILHMGHMLNNTIQDILVRRARMLGKNACWVPGTDHASIATEAKVVAKLAQEGISKDSLTRDEFLKHAWDWTHKHGGIILEQLKKLGASCDWERTCFTMDEKRSESVLKVFVDLYNKGLIYRGVRMVNWDPAAKTALSDEEVNYKEQQGKLYYLRYKIVGEDGYAVVATTRPETILGDTAVCINPNDAKNTHLKGKKVIVPLVNREIPIIEDDYVDVEFGTGCLKVTPAHDINDYVLGEKHNLPSLDIFNDDGTLNEHGLQYAGKDRFEVRELIEKDLEAAGLMEKVEAYENKVGFSERTDVSIEPKLSMQWFLKMEDLAKPALDAVMDDTIQFHPAKFKNTYRHWMENIKDWCISRQLWWGHRIPAYYLPEGGYVVAATDAEALSLAKERTGNANLTLSDLRQDEDCLDTWFSSWLWPISVFDGINEPDNKEIEYYYPTNDLVTAPEIIFFWVARMIMSGYEYRKELCFSNVYFTGIVRDKLGRKMSKSLGNSPDPIELMEKYGADGVRMGMLLSSPAGNDLPFDESLCEQGRNFNSKIWNAFRLVKGWEVADIPQPESAKISVDWFHSKLYQTVASIDESFDKYRISEALMEVYKLFWDEFSSWYLEMIKPAYQQPIDKQTYESTIQFFDALLKLLHPFMPFITEELWQALETRKDGESIMVSAMPNKATISEKIIADMEDVKDIISNIRNIRLQKNIPNRDSLELEILGSHNQDYNPVIAKIANLNDIKEISEKSAGAVSFLVKTTEYAIPLGNNINVEEELAKQQEELKYQKGFLEAVMKKLSNESFVSKAPAKVIEMEKKKQADAESKIKSLEESIASLQKK; encoded by the coding sequence ATGGAAATAGCAACAAAATATAATCCTACTGAGGTGGAAAATAAGTGGTATCAATATTGGCTGGAAAAAGGTTTTTTCCACTCCGAACCCGATACTCGTGAGCCTTATACGGTAGTTATACCTCCCCCAAATGTAACCGGAATTTTACATATGGGGCATATGCTTAACAATACTATTCAGGATATATTGGTGCGCAGAGCTCGTATGCTTGGAAAGAATGCTTGCTGGGTGCCCGGAACCGACCACGCATCTATTGCTACTGAAGCTAAAGTTGTTGCTAAGTTAGCGCAAGAAGGAATTTCTAAAGACAGTCTTACTCGCGATGAGTTTCTTAAACACGCTTGGGATTGGACGCATAAACACGGAGGTATTATTCTTGAGCAATTAAAGAAGTTAGGGGCTTCGTGCGACTGGGAACGTACTTGCTTTACAATGGACGAAAAACGTTCGGAAAGTGTATTGAAAGTATTTGTTGACTTATACAATAAAGGTCTTATATACCGTGGCGTTAGAATGGTTAACTGGGATCCCGCTGCTAAAACTGCTCTTTCTGACGAAGAAGTAAACTATAAAGAACAACAAGGTAAACTTTATTATCTTAGATACAAAATAGTAGGCGAAGATGGTTATGCTGTGGTAGCAACTACTCGACCAGAAACAATTCTTGGTGATACTGCCGTTTGTATTAATCCTAATGATGCTAAAAACACTCATCTTAAAGGTAAAAAGGTAATAGTGCCTCTTGTAAATCGCGAAATTCCTATCATTGAAGACGATTATGTTGATGTGGAATTTGGTACTGGTTGCCTTAAAGTTACTCCTGCCCACGATATTAATGACTATGTGCTTGGGGAGAAACACAATCTTCCTTCTTTGGATATATTTAATGACGATGGAACACTTAATGAACACGGTTTACAATATGCGGGGAAAGATAGATTTGAGGTTCGCGAACTGATAGAAAAAGACTTAGAGGCTGCGGGCTTAATGGAAAAAGTTGAGGCTTACGAGAATAAGGTTGGTTTTTCAGAAAGAACTGATGTGTCTATCGAGCCTAAACTTTCTATGCAATGGTTTCTTAAGATGGAAGATTTGGCAAAGCCTGCTTTAGATGCCGTTATGGACGATACTATTCAGTTTCACCCTGCTAAGTTTAAGAATACTTATCGCCATTGGATGGAGAATATAAAAGATTGGTGTATTTCTCGTCAGCTTTGGTGGGGACATCGTATCCCTGCGTACTATCTTCCTGAGGGTGGCTATGTGGTAGCTGCTACCGATGCCGAAGCTTTAAGCTTGGCTAAAGAAAGAACAGGTAATGCTAACCTAACGCTTTCTGATCTACGTCAAGATGAAGACTGTTTAGATACTTGGTTCTCTTCTTGGTTGTGGCCAATATCGGTATTCGATGGTATAAACGAACCTGATAATAAAGAGATAGAATATTATTACCCAACAAATGATTTGGTAACAGCTCCCGAAATTATATTCTTTTGGGTGGCTCGTATGATTATGTCGGGATATGAATATAGAAAAGAGCTTTGTTTCTCTAATGTTTACTTTACGGGTATAGTTAGAGATAAGTTAGGTCGTAAGATGTCGAAGTCGCTCGGAAACTCTCCCGACCCGATAGAACTTATGGAGAAATACGGGGCCGATGGTGTTCGTATGGGAATGCTTCTTTCTTCTCCAGCAGGTAATGATTTACCTTTTGATGAATCTCTTTGCGAACAAGGCCGTAACTTTAATAGTAAGATTTGGAATGCTTTCCGTTTGGTAAAAGGTTGGGAAGTAGCCGATATTCCTCAACCAGAATCTGCTAAAATATCGGTTGATTGGTTTCACTCAAAGTTATATCAAACAGTTGCTTCTATTGATGAGTCATTCGACAAGTATCGTATATCTGAAGCTTTGATGGAGGTTTACAAACTATTCTGGGACGAGTTTTCTTCTTGGTACTTAGAAATGATTAAGCCTGCTTATCAACAACCAATAGATAAACAAACTTACGAATCTACAATTCAATTCTTCGATGCTTTACTTAAACTTCTTCATCCGTTTATGCCGTTCATAACAGAAGAACTTTGGCAAGCACTCGAAACAAGAAAAGATGGTGAGAGTATTATGGTTTCGGCTATGCCAAACAAAGCTACTATTAGTGAAAAGATTATTGCTGATATGGAAGATGTAAAAGATATTATATCAAATATAAGAAATATACGTCTTCAGAAGAATATACCTAACAGAGATTCATTAGAGCTTGAAATACTTGGTTCTCATAATCAAGATTATAATCCTGTAATTGCAAAGATTGCAAATCTTAATGATATAAAAGAAATATCAGAAAAGTCGGCAGGTGCAGTATCTTTCCTTGTTAAAACAACAGAGTATGCTATTCCTTTAGGAAACAATATAAATGTAGAAGAGGAGTTGGCAAAGCAACAAGAAGAACTTAAATATCAAAAAGGCTTTTTAGAAGCGGTAATGAAAAAGCTTAGTAATGAAAGTTTTGTTTCAAAAGCTCCAGCTAAGGTTATTGAGATGGAAAAGAAGAAACAAGCTGATGCAGAAAGCAAGATTAAATCGCTTGAAGAAAGTATAGCGTCATTACAAAAGAAGTAA
- a CDS encoding tRNA threonylcarbamoyl adenosine modification protein (Sua5/YciO/YrdC/YwlC family) (product_source=TIGR00057; cath_funfam=3.90.870.10; cog=COG0009; pfam=PF01300; superfamily=55821; tigrfam=TIGR00057), whose translation MVKLYPENPNQKEVDKIVALLKDGGIIIYPTDTVYAMGCDALNVRAVERICKIKGINPLKTKLSIICSDLSNISDFAKVSNNVFKLMKKNLPGPFTFILNTTNNLPKIYKNRKEVGIRIPDNNIILTLVRELGNPILTTSVHDKDEILEYSTDPELINEEYKDIVDLVIDGGYGGLEPSTVIDCTNDNIEIIRQGKGELIE comes from the coding sequence ATGGTTAAACTATATCCAGAAAACCCCAATCAGAAAGAAGTCGACAAAATAGTTGCACTGCTTAAAGACGGTGGGATAATTATTTATCCCACCGATACTGTTTATGCTATGGGGTGTGATGCTCTTAACGTAAGAGCTGTAGAAAGGATTTGCAAGATAAAAGGGATTAACCCTCTTAAGACTAAGCTGTCTATTATATGCAGCGACCTAAGCAATATAAGTGATTTCGCTAAAGTTAGCAACAATGTATTTAAGTTGATGAAGAAAAATCTTCCCGGACCTTTTACTTTTATACTTAACACAACCAACAATCTTCCTAAGATATACAAAAACAGAAAAGAAGTAGGAATACGTATTCCCGACAACAACATAATACTTACTTTGGTAAGAGAACTGGGAAATCCTATTCTTACTACTTCGGTACACGACAAAGATGAAATTCTTGAATACAGTACCGACCCAGAACTAATTAACGAAGAGTATAAAGACATTGTAGACCTTGTTATAGATGGAGGCTATGGTGGTTTAGAACCTTCTACTGTGATAGACTGCACTAACGACAATATAGAAATAATACGTCAAGGTAAAGGCGAGTTAATAGAATGA
- a CDS encoding enoyl-[acyl-carrier protein] reductase I (product_source=KO:K00208; cath_funfam=3.40.50.720; cog=COG0623; ko=KO:K00208; pfam=PF13561; superfamily=51735) produces the protein MNLLKGKRGIIFGALNEMSIAWKVAERAVEEGATITLTNTPMAMRMGETNILAEKLNTIVIPADATKVEDLEQVFKQSMEALGGKIDFVLHSIGMSPNVRKKRTYDNLDYGMYDTTLDVSAISFHKMIQTAKQMDAISEGGSILALSYVAAQRTFFGYNDMADAKALLESIARSFGYIYGREKGVRVNTISQSPTMTTAGSGIKGIDDLLDFSDRMSPLGNASADECADYCIVMFSDLTKKVTMQNLFHDGGFSSMGMSLRAMNVYSKSMDEFKDDSGNIIYG, from the coding sequence ATGAACTTATTAAAAGGTAAAAGAGGTATTATATTCGGAGCTTTGAACGAAATGTCAATAGCTTGGAAAGTTGCAGAAAGAGCAGTAGAAGAAGGTGCTACTATCACACTTACTAACACTCCGATGGCAATGCGTATGGGAGAAACAAACATTTTAGCAGAAAAGCTTAATACTATAGTTATTCCTGCCGATGCAACAAAAGTTGAAGACTTAGAACAAGTATTCAAGCAATCTATGGAAGCTCTTGGAGGTAAAATAGACTTTGTACTTCACTCAATAGGTATGTCGCCAAATGTTCGTAAAAAAAGAACTTACGACAATCTTGATTACGGTATGTACGACACCACTTTAGATGTTTCTGCAATATCGTTTCACAAAATGATACAAACAGCTAAACAAATGGACGCTATATCTGAAGGAGGTTCTATTCTTGCTTTATCTTATGTTGCTGCTCAACGTACTTTCTTTGGTTATAATGATATGGCAGACGCTAAGGCTCTTCTTGAATCTATTGCTCGTAGCTTTGGTTACATCTATGGACGCGAAAAGGGAGTTAGAGTAAACACAATATCACAATCGCCTACAATGACTACAGCTGGTAGCGGCATTAAAGGGATAGACGATTTGCTTGACTTCTCAGACAGAATGTCTCCTTTAGGGAATGCTTCAGCTGATGAATGTGCCGATTATTGTATCGTAATGTTTTCAGACCTTACTAAAAAAGTTACAATGCAAAATCTGTTTCACGATGGAGGTTTCTCAAGTATGGGTATGAGTCTTCGTGCGATGAACGTATACAGTAAAAGTATGGACGAATTCAAAGATGATTCGGGTAATATAATTTATGGTTAA
- a CDS encoding dipeptidyl aminopeptidase/acylaminoacyl peptidase (product_source=COG1506; cath_funfam=2.120.10.60,3.40.50.1820; cleavage_site_network=SignalP-noTM; cog=COG1506; pfam=PF00326,PF07676; smart=SM00320; superfamily=53474,82171), with product MKKVLLSLCVMTMLMSACDKTNNNEVVIGKANVDASSGRLTPEILHQLAQISGVEVSPDGQTVLYSVSYGDIELNKRNRELFTVKVDGSDKKQITQTAKNENGAQWIKNGEKIAFIYGGQIWEMNPDGSGRTQLSNYDGGIEGFCLSPDGTKVLFISQVKSVESASDKYNDLDKATGRIIDDLMYKHWDEWVTTIPHPFIADFDGKSLSNITDIMKGEPYESPMKPFGGIEQLAWSPDSKTVAYTSRKLTGKEYSLSTNSDIYFYNLETKETRNMTEGMMGYDTNPSFSPDGKHLAWQSMERDGYESDKNRLFLMDIHTGTKKDITQYFDYDVDSFCWDNNSNTIYFVSNVMGTYQIHSVNALEPVVAEGYITKITDGTYDFASVALAGDYLVGLRRSMSCPPEVYSVNLADGSLKNLSEENTDILAQITMGKVEGRWVKTTDNKEMWVWVIYPPHFDANKKYPALLYCQGGPQNSVSQTWSVRWNHQIMAANDYIVVAPSRRGVPGFGQEWKEQISGDYPGQNMNDYLSAIDAVAKEPYVDENRLGATGASYGGYSVYYLAGNHNKRFKAFLAHAGVFNQEAKYLETEEMFFCDWDLGGPYWDKSNATAQRTFANSPHKFVDRWDTPIMITHGELDYRILASQGMMAFNAAQLRNIPSRLLVFPDENHWILQPQNGVLFQREFFRWFDEWLK from the coding sequence ATGAAAAAGGTTCTATTATCTTTATGTGTTATGACTATGCTTATGTCTGCATGCGACAAAACAAATAACAATGAAGTAGTTATAGGCAAAGCAAATGTCGATGCTTCATCTGGTCGTTTAACTCCAGAAATACTTCATCAGTTGGCTCAAATTAGTGGAGTGGAAGTTTCTCCCGACGGACAAACAGTTCTTTATTCTGTATCTTATGGTGATATTGAACTAAACAAACGCAATCGCGAATTATTTACTGTTAAGGTAGATGGTTCAGACAAAAAACAAATTACTCAAACTGCAAAGAATGAGAACGGTGCTCAATGGATAAAAAATGGCGAGAAGATTGCTTTTATCTATGGCGGACAGATTTGGGAAATGAATCCTGATGGTTCTGGACGTACTCAGCTTAGCAATTACGATGGAGGCATTGAAGGTTTTTGCTTATCTCCTGACGGAACAAAAGTATTGTTTATAAGTCAGGTTAAATCTGTTGAATCGGCTTCTGACAAATACAACGATTTAGACAAAGCAACAGGTCGTATAATCGATGATTTAATGTACAAACATTGGGACGAATGGGTAACTACCATTCCACACCCTTTCATTGCCGACTTCGATGGTAAATCTCTAAGTAATATTACCGACATTATGAAAGGAGAACCTTACGAATCGCCTATGAAACCATTCGGAGGTATAGAACAACTTGCTTGGTCGCCCGATAGCAAAACCGTTGCTTACACTTCTCGCAAGCTAACTGGCAAAGAATATTCTCTTTCTACAAACTCCGATATTTACTTCTACAACTTAGAAACTAAGGAAACTCGCAATATGACTGAGGGTATGATGGGATATGACACTAATCCTTCTTTTTCTCCCGATGGAAAGCACTTAGCTTGGCAGAGTATGGAGCGCGATGGCTATGAATCGGACAAGAACCGCCTATTCTTAATGGATATACATACAGGAACAAAGAAAGATATAACTCAATATTTCGATTATGATGTGGATAGTTTCTGTTGGGATAATAACTCTAACACTATTTACTTTGTATCTAATGTTATGGGAACTTATCAAATACATTCGGTTAACGCTTTAGAACCTGTAGTTGCAGAGGGTTATATAACCAAAATAACTGACGGAACGTACGACTTCGCCTCTGTGGCATTAGCGGGAGACTATCTTGTAGGATTACGTCGCTCGATGAGTTGTCCTCCAGAAGTGTACTCGGTAAATCTTGCAGATGGATCTCTGAAAAATCTATCGGAAGAGAATACCGATATATTAGCCCAAATTACAATGGGTAAGGTAGAAGGTCGTTGGGTAAAGACTACTGACAACAAAGAAATGTGGGTGTGGGTTATTTATCCTCCTCATTTTGATGCAAATAAGAAATATCCAGCATTGCTATACTGTCAAGGTGGACCTCAAAACTCTGTTAGTCAAACTTGGTCGGTTCGTTGGAACCATCAGATTATGGCAGCGAACGATTATATAGTAGTTGCGCCAAGCCGCAGAGGAGTTCCGGGCTTCGGACAAGAATGGAAAGAACAAATTAGTGGCGATTATCCTGGTCAAAATATGAACGACTATCTTAGTGCGATTGATGCCGTTGCTAAAGAACCTTACGTAGACGAAAATAGATTAGGAGCTACAGGTGCAAGTTACGGAGGATACTCTGTGTATTATTTAGCTGGCAATCACAATAAACGATTCAAAGCATTTCTTGCCCACGCAGGAGTGTTCAATCAAGAAGCTAAATATTTAGAAACCGAAGAAATGTTTTTCTGCGATTGGGACTTAGGCGGTCCTTATTGGGACAAGTCTAATGCAACGGCACAAAGAACATTTGCAAACTCTCCACACAAATTTGTAGACAGATGGGATACTCCTATTATGATTACTCACGGAGAGTTAGATTATCGTATCCTTGCCTCTCAAGGTATGATGGCTTTTAATGCGGCTCAGTTAAGAAACATACCTTCTCGCTTATTAGTATTCCCAGATGAGAACCATTGGATACTACAACCTCAGAACGGCGTATTGTTTCAAAGAGAATTTTTCAGATGGTTTGATGAATGGCTTAAATAA
- a CDS encoding hypothetical protein (product_source=Hypo-rule applied), whose product MKQVVLNRETNYIKPRNGSFQSMKWIMSMYETKSETA is encoded by the coding sequence ATGAAACAAGTAGTTTTAAACCGAGAAACGAATTATATCAAACCGAGAAACGGATCGTTTCAAAGTATGAAATGGATTATGTCTATGTATGAAACAAAAAGCGAAACGGCTTGA
- a CDS encoding murein DD-endopeptidase MepM/ murein hydrolase activator NlpD (product_source=COG0739; cath_funfam=2.70.70.10; cog=COG0739; pfam=PF01551; superfamily=54211) yields the protein MRKAIATLCFVLCICTKVISQDLVPPLDIPLFLSGNFGELRSNHFHSGIDFKTQSIIGFPVKSIKDGYVSRVGVSAWGYGNALYITHFDGTTSVYAHLDRFVSNIEDAVKHSQYTRETFDITLYFSPMQFPIKKGETIAYSGNSGSSGGPHVHFEIRDTKTEEILDPLPLFKDKIKDTRPPEILGLMIFPQFNTGIVNNSTKNKEVSLVKNKTRETVIRETISAWGDIGVGVKAYDKMNETSNIYGVYEVILKVDGKAIHHSVMDKFSFENTRYINSYIDFDEWTNNKSFFMKSFVEPGNLLGLNKVENNGIISINEERDYHLEYTLKDVYGNTSTLNFVIKGVKADIPTDNSYELCFKANQDNEYSNKGISLNIPQGNLYTDIYLNIDTISNFTPFGSLYKIGRKAPLHSYCSLTLDIDNDTFEDKSKYGIVYNWNDNRSWLGGEYLEGGKIKTKTRELGDFSIEIDTIAPRIRPTNETKWTSLQKISFIITDDLSGIATFNATLDGEFALFNFDGKRAYLYCTFDSERMKRGSQLLELTVTDGAGNKSVFRKTITF from the coding sequence ATGAGGAAAGCTATTGCTACATTGTGTTTTGTTTTATGTATCTGCACAAAGGTTATATCTCAAGACTTGGTGCCGCCTTTAGATATTCCTCTTTTTCTGAGTGGTAACTTTGGAGAGTTACGTTCTAATCATTTTCATTCGGGCATAGACTTTAAGACTCAAAGCATAATAGGCTTCCCTGTTAAGTCTATCAAAGATGGTTATGTATCAAGAGTCGGTGTAAGTGCTTGGGGTTATGGTAATGCTCTTTATATAACTCATTTTGATGGAACAACGTCAGTGTATGCTCACTTAGATAGATTTGTTTCTAATATTGAAGACGCCGTAAAGCACAGTCAGTACACACGGGAAACATTCGATATTACTTTGTACTTCTCTCCTATGCAGTTCCCGATAAAGAAAGGAGAAACTATTGCTTACAGCGGCAACAGTGGCAGTTCGGGAGGTCCTCACGTTCATTTTGAAATACGAGATACTAAAACAGAAGAAATATTAGACCCTCTCCCTTTATTCAAAGATAAGATAAAAGATACTCGTCCTCCTGAGATATTAGGATTAATGATATTTCCTCAGTTTAATACAGGAATTGTAAATAACAGTACAAAAAATAAAGAGGTATCGTTAGTTAAAAATAAAACAAGAGAAACAGTAATAAGAGAAACTATCTCTGCTTGGGGCGATATTGGCGTAGGCGTTAAAGCTTACGACAAAATGAATGAAACCTCTAACATATATGGAGTTTATGAAGTTATCCTTAAGGTTGATGGCAAAGCAATTCATCATTCTGTTATGGATAAGTTTTCTTTTGAGAATACTCGTTATATTAATTCGTATATAGATTTCGACGAATGGACTAACAATAAGTCCTTCTTTATGAAATCTTTCGTAGAACCTGGAAATCTGTTAGGCTTAAACAAAGTAGAAAACAATGGTATTATTAGCATTAACGAAGAACGAGATTATCATTTAGAGTATACTCTTAAAGATGTTTATGGTAATACGTCTACACTTAATTTTGTAATAAAGGGTGTAAAGGCTGATATTCCTACAGATAATTCGTATGAATTATGTTTTAAGGCAAATCAAGACAACGAATACTCTAACAAAGGCATATCACTAAACATTCCACAAGGAAATCTTTATACTGATATTTACTTAAACATAGATACCATAAGTAATTTTACTCCTTTCGGCTCTCTATATAAGATAGGAAGAAAAGCTCCATTACATTCTTATTGTTCTTTAACGTTAGATATAGATAACGATACTTTTGAAGACAAGTCGAAATACGGCATTGTGTATAACTGGAATGATAACCGCAGTTGGCTTGGTGGAGAATATTTAGAAGGAGGCAAGATAAAGACAAAGACACGTGAACTTGGAGACTTCTCAATAGAGATAGATACCATTGCTCCACGTATTCGTCCGACCAACGAAACTAAGTGGACTTCCTTACAAAAAATATCTTTTATAATAACAGACGATTTAAGTGGTATTGCAACTTTCAACGCCACTCTCGATGGAGAGTTTGCTTTATTCAATTTCGATGGTAAACGAGCGTATTTATATTGTACTTTCGATTCTGAAAGAATGAAACGAGGTAGTCAGCTATTAGAACTAACTGTAACCGATGGAGCTGGTAATAAATCTGTTTTCCGTAAGACTATCACATTCTAA